A stretch of DNA from Methylobacterium sp. CB376:
GGACTCCGCCGGGATGCTGCGGATGACCACGGCGCGGCTCGACCTTGCGTCCCTGCGCGCGCTCAGCCCTCGGCCGGGGGCGAGCCCTCCTGGCGCCGCGGCCCCCTGAAATAGGGCTCGACCGGCCCCTTCAGCTTGATCGTCATCGGGTTGCCGAACCGGTCGCGGGCATTGCCGGCGGCGAGGCGCACCCAGCCCTCGCTCACGCAATATTCCTCGACGTTGGTCTTCTCCACGCCCTTGAAGCGCACGCCCACCCCACGCTCGAGGGCGTCGGCGTCGTGGAAGGGGCTGCGCGGATCGGTGCAGAGGCGGTCCGGAGGGGTGTCGGTCATCGGTGAGGGCCTTCTCGGCTGTCGGCGGGCGCT
This window harbors:
- a CDS encoding DUF3297 family protein, with product MTDTPPDRLCTDPRSPFHDADALERGVGVRFKGVEKTNVEEYCVSEGWVRLAAGNARDRFGNPMTIKLKGPVEPYFRGPRRQEGSPPAEG